A genomic region of Azoarcus sp. KH32C contains the following coding sequences:
- a CDS encoding PrkA family serine protein kinase, whose protein sequence is MTIFNAYQARFEAAREEEMSIQEYLELCKSDPSAYATSAERMLMAIGEPELVDTRLDPRLSRIFSNKVLKLYPAFRDFYGMEEVIEHIVSYFRHAAQGLEEKKQILYLLGPVGGGKSSLAEKLKSLIEHVPFYAIKGSPVHESPLGLFDVREDGKLLEDDFGIPRRYLNTIMSPWAVKRLHEFNGDITRFRVVKLRPSVLRQIAVAKTEPGDENNQDISSLVGKIDIRKLEQYSQDDPDAYSYSGGLCLANRGLLEFVEMFKAPIKVLHPLLTATQEGNYKGTEGFGAIPFDGIVMAHSNESEWMAFKNNRNNEAFLDRIYTVKVPYCLRLSDEVHIYEKLLFHSSLSAAPCAPDTLKMMAQFAVLSRLKEPENSSIYSKMRIYDGENLKDTDPKAKSYQEYRDYAGVDEGMTGLSTRFAFKALSKVFNFDHREVAANPVHLMYVLEQQIEQEQYPPETEARYLGFIKEFLAPRYAEFIGKEIQTAYLESYSEYGQNIFDRYVTYADFWIQDQEFRDPNTGEILDRSALNDELEKIEKPAGISNPKDFRNEVVNFVLRARAKHDGKNPSWTSYEKLRGVIEKKMFSNTEELLPVISFNAKASVDEQKKHQDFVNRMIEKGYTEKQVRLLCEWYLRVRKSS, encoded by the coding sequence ATGACCATCTTCAATGCCTATCAGGCCCGCTTCGAGGCGGCCCGCGAAGAAGAGATGTCGATTCAGGAGTACCTCGAATTGTGCAAGTCCGACCCCTCGGCCTACGCCACCTCGGCCGAGCGGATGCTGATGGCGATCGGCGAGCCGGAACTTGTGGATACACGTCTGGATCCTCGCCTGTCGCGCATATTTTCCAACAAGGTGCTCAAGCTATATCCCGCCTTCCGTGACTTTTATGGCATGGAAGAGGTGATCGAGCACATCGTGTCGTATTTCCGCCACGCTGCGCAGGGCCTGGAAGAGAAGAAGCAGATCCTCTACCTGCTCGGTCCGGTCGGCGGCGGCAAGTCCTCGCTGGCCGAAAAGCTCAAGTCGCTGATCGAGCATGTGCCCTTCTATGCGATCAAGGGCTCGCCGGTGCACGAGTCGCCCCTCGGGCTCTTCGACGTGCGCGAGGACGGCAAACTACTGGAAGACGATTTCGGCATCCCACGACGCTACCTGAATACGATCATGAGCCCGTGGGCCGTCAAGCGGCTCCACGAGTTCAATGGCGATATCACACGCTTCCGCGTGGTGAAGCTGCGCCCCTCGGTGCTGCGGCAGATCGCGGTCGCGAAGACCGAGCCGGGCGACGAGAACAACCAGGACATTTCGTCCCTGGTCGGCAAGATCGATATCCGCAAGCTCGAGCAGTATTCGCAGGACGATCCGGACGCCTACAGCTATTCGGGCGGCTTATGCCTCGCCAACCGTGGTCTGCTCGAATTCGTCGAGATGTTCAAGGCGCCGATCAAGGTCTTGCACCCCTTGCTGACTGCGACGCAGGAAGGCAACTACAAAGGCACCGAGGGCTTCGGCGCGATCCCCTTCGACGGCATCGTGATGGCGCACTCGAACGAGTCCGAGTGGATGGCATTCAAGAACAACCGCAACAACGAGGCTTTCCTCGACCGCATCTACACGGTGAAGGTGCCATATTGCCTGCGCCTGTCGGACGAGGTGCACATCTACGAGAAGCTGCTCTTCCACAGCTCGCTGTCCGCGGCGCCGTGCGCACCGGATACACTGAAGATGATGGCGCAGTTTGCCGTTCTGTCGCGACTGAAAGAGCCCGAGAATTCAAGCATCTATTCGAAGATGCGGATCTACGACGGCGAGAATCTGAAGGATACCGACCCGAAGGCGAAGAGCTATCAGGAGTATCGGGACTACGCAGGGGTCGACGAGGGGATGACCGGGCTGTCCACGCGCTTCGCCTTCAAGGCGCTGTCGAAGGTATTCAACTTCGACCACCGCGAGGTGGCTGCGAACCCGGTTCATCTGATGTACGTGCTTGAACAGCAGATCGAGCAGGAGCAGTATCCTCCCGAGACCGAGGCGCGCTACCTCGGCTTCATCAAGGAGTTCCTCGCGCCGCGCTATGCCGAATTCATCGGCAAGGAGATCCAGACGGCGTATCTCGAAAGCTATTCCGAATACGGCCAGAACATCTTCGACCGCTACGTGACGTACGCCGACTTCTGGATCCAAGACCAGGAGTTCCGCGATCCGAACACCGGGGAAATCCTCGACCGTTCGGCGCTGAACGACGAGCTCGAGAAGATCGAGAAGCCGGCCGGGATCAGCAATCCGAAGGACTTCCGCAACGAGGTGGTGAACTTCGTCCTGCGCGCGCGGGCCAAGCACGACGGCAAGAACCCGAGCTGGACGAGTTACGAAAAGCTGCGCGGCGTGATCGAGAAGAAGATGTTCTCGAACACCGAAGAACTGCTGCCTGTGATCAGCTTCAACGCCAAGGCCAGCGTCGACGAGCAGAAGAAGCACCAAGACTTCGTCAACCGCATGATCGAGAAGGGGTACACCGAGAAGCAGG